A window of Cryptomeria japonica chromosome 3, Sugi_1.0, whole genome shotgun sequence contains these coding sequences:
- the LOC131068473 gene encoding cyclin-D3-3: MVMAPSIDCASSLYCAEDALGWDDHDDDEETGNFYQDQEHHNPDPGYIASCIGDQQLWDNGEELKALAEKERLYVPRPGYMETLETNSFEARARQDAVSWILKVHAHYGFSLATAVLSINYLDRFLSTTCLQEDKPWMTQLTAVTCLSLAAKVEEIEVPLLLDLQVEEAKYIFESRTIQRMELLVLSSLQWRMTSVTTLSYIELATRMLSLESPHRWIFIMRCNDLLINTLKDSRFLGYLPSVVAAAIMVYAIREMEHINANKNENALLDALSTDKEAFDGCIALLSLESSINNSFSVGLKRKCRNSSGNIPIPCSPSGVLDATFSCNSGQSTPGSCHSPASIFCISPAMIKRRKVDEFCTQGIIED; this comes from the exons ATGGTCATGGCACCCAGCATAGACTGTGCTTCTAGTCTGTATTGTGCTGAAGATGCTCTGGGTTgggatgatcatgatgatgatgaagaaactgGAAATTTTTATCAAGATCAGGAACACCACAATCCGGATCCTGGTTACATTGCCAGCTGCATCGGTGACCAACAGTTGTGGGATAATGGCGAAGAGCTCAAGGCTCTTGCAGAAAAGGAAAGGCTCTATGTTCCTCGCCCTGGGTATATGGAAACACTTGAAACCAATAGTTTTGAAGCTAGAGCTCGTCAGGACGCTGTCAGCTGGATTTTGAAG GTTCATGCCCATTATGGCTTCAGTCTGGCTACTGCAGTGCTGTCAATAAACTACCTCGATCGGTTTCTGTCTACAACTTGCTTGCAG gaaGATAAGCCCTGGATGACCCAACTTACAGCTGTGACTTGCCTATCCTTGGCTGCCAAAGTGGAGGAGATCGAGGTTCCCCTCCTCCTCGACCTGCAG GTTGAGGAGGCCAAGTACATATTTGAATCTCGCACCATTCAGAGAATGGAGCTCCTTGTGCTCAGCTCCCTCCAATGGCGAATGACCTCTGTCACAACCCTTTCCTACATTGAACTTGCCACTCGTATGCTTAGCTTGGAGAGTCCTCACAGATGGATTTTCATAATGCGTTGCAACGATCTGTTAATAAATACTCTGAAAG ATTCAAGGTTTCTGGGCTATCTTCCATCAGTTGTCGCTGCTGCTATAATGGTGTATGCAATCAGGGAAATGGAACACATCAATGCTAACAAGAACGAGAACGCCCTGCTAGATGCCCTAAGCACTGACAAG GAGGCATTTGATGGGTGCATAGCCCTCTTATCTCTGGAATCTTCCATCAACAACAGTTTCTCTGTGGGGTTGAAAAGAAAGTGCAGAAACAGCAGTGGCAACATCCCTATACCCTGCAGTCCTAGTGGGGTATTGGATGCTACCTTCAGCTGTAACAGTGGGCAGAGCACCCCTGGATCATGCCACTCCCCTGCCAGCATTTTCTGCATTTCGCCTGCCATGATCAAGAGGAGAAAGGTTGATGAATTTTGTACCCAAGGAATTATAGAGGATTGA